A genomic segment from Triticum dicoccoides isolate Atlit2015 ecotype Zavitan chromosome 1A, WEW_v2.0, whole genome shotgun sequence encodes:
- the LOC119360308 gene encoding BURP domain-containing protein 10-like isoform X1, protein MKNNGNWGPSTTNDVEKNNGNWGPSTKAEDEKSNGVWDPSTTNDIMKNNGNWGPSITNDIEKNNGNWGSSTRNDIQKSKGVWSPSTTNDVEKINNGNWGPSTKAEDEKSNGVWDPSTTNDVLKNNGNWGPSNQAEDQKNNGNSGSSTTNDIQKRSRKWGPSTKADDQNHNGNWAWSSSTKAEDDNHNGNWAWGSLDIQKSHAGGSHIGQHNHKHGTMSNMVFLEEALKPGSTIPCYIQPSATLGAPLLRRDVADSIPMSTGNFIKILTMFAPASNDMATKIWSTLDDCEHPRTIKGETKACVSSVESMVEFAASVLGVSTYNLAAFSSPHVPVDGVMTGRGYKVAAVTRVREAGDTMTCHRGSFPFAMFMCHAVNPTRVYSVTLEGEDIDADGAGQRMEVLAVCHLDTSDFHPAKMPLHVKPGDAPLCHFISRDSILWAPATPASAHAAA, encoded by the exons ATGAAGAACAATGGTAATTGGGGCCCGTCCACAACAAACGACGTCGAGAAGAACAATGGTAATTGGGGCCCATCCACCAAAGCTGAAGACGAGAAGAGTAATGGTGTATGGGACCCGTCCACAACAAACGACATCATGAAGAACAATGGTAATTGGGGGCCATCCATAACAAACGACATCGAGAAGAACAATGGTAATTGGGGCTCATCCACAAGAAACGACATCCAGAAGAGCAAAGGTGTATGGAGCCCGTCCACAACAAATGATGTCGAGAAGATCAACAATGGTAATTGGGGCCCATCCACCAAAGCTGAAGACGAGAAGAGCAATGGTGTATGGGACCCGTCCACAACAAACGACGTCCTGAAGAACAATGGTAATTGGGGCCCATCCAACCAAGCTGAAGACCAGAAAAACAATGGTAATTCAGGCTCATCCACAACAAACGATATCCAGAAGAGAAGTCGTAAATGGGGCCCATCCACCAAAGCTGATGACCAGAACCACAATGGTAACTGGGCCTGGAGCTCATCCACAAAAGCTGAGGACGACAACCACAATGGTAACTGGGCCTGGGGCTCATTGGACATCCAGAAGAGCCATG CAGGAGGATCCCACATTGGCCAACACAACCACAAACATGGAACCATGTCGAACATGGTGTTCTTAGAAGAGGCCCTCAAACCAGGATCAACTATCCCTTGTTACATCCAACCATCGGCCACCTTAGGAGCTCCTTTATTACGGCGTGATGTTGCCGACTCTATCCCTATGTCCACGGGGAACTTCATCAAAATTCTGACAATGTTTGCACCAGCGTCCAACGACATGGCTACCAAAATATGGTCGACGCTGGATGATTGCGAGCACCCGCGCACTATCAAGGGTGAGACGAAGGCATGTGTCAGCTCTGTGGAGTCAATGGTGGAGTTTGCTGCATCCGTGCTCGGGGTTAGTACCTACAACCTCGCAGCCTTCTCCTCACCGCACGTGCCCGTGGATGGCGTCATGACAGGGAGGGGGTACAAAGTGGCGGCTGTAACGAGGGTCAGAGAGGCGGGGGACACCATGACTTGCCATCGCGGGAGTTTCCCGTTCGCTATGTTCATGTGCCACGCGGTGAATCCCACCAGAGTGTACTCGGTGACGCTGGAGGGGGAGGACATTGATGCTGACGGCGCGGGGCAGAGGATGGAGGTACTTGCCGTGTGCCACCTGGACACGTCAGACTTCCACCCAGCTAAGATGCCGTTGCACGTCAAGCCTGGAGATGCTCCACTCTGCCACTTCATCTCCAGGGACAGCATTCTCTGGGCGCCTGCTACGCCCGCTTCTGCTCACGCTGCTGCTTAG
- the LOC119360308 gene encoding BURP domain-containing protein 10-like isoform X2 produces MKNNGNWGPSTTNDVEKNNGNWGPSTKAEDEKSNGVWDPSTTNDIMKNNGNWGPSITNDIEKNNGNWGSSTRNDIQKSKGVWSPSTTNDVEKINNGNWGPSTKAEDEKSNGVWDPSTTNDVLKNNGNWGPSNQAEDQKNNGNSGSSTTNDIQKRSRKWGPSTKADDQNHNGNWAWSSSTKAEDDNHNGNWAWGSLDIQKSHGGSHIGQHNHKHGTMSNMVFLEEALKPGSTIPCYIQPSATLGAPLLRRDVADSIPMSTGNFIKILTMFAPASNDMATKIWSTLDDCEHPRTIKGETKACVSSVESMVEFAASVLGVSTYNLAAFSSPHVPVDGVMTGRGYKVAAVTRVREAGDTMTCHRGSFPFAMFMCHAVNPTRVYSVTLEGEDIDADGAGQRMEVLAVCHLDTSDFHPAKMPLHVKPGDAPLCHFISRDSILWAPATPASAHAAA; encoded by the exons ATGAAGAACAATGGTAATTGGGGCCCGTCCACAACAAACGACGTCGAGAAGAACAATGGTAATTGGGGCCCATCCACCAAAGCTGAAGACGAGAAGAGTAATGGTGTATGGGACCCGTCCACAACAAACGACATCATGAAGAACAATGGTAATTGGGGGCCATCCATAACAAACGACATCGAGAAGAACAATGGTAATTGGGGCTCATCCACAAGAAACGACATCCAGAAGAGCAAAGGTGTATGGAGCCCGTCCACAACAAATGATGTCGAGAAGATCAACAATGGTAATTGGGGCCCATCCACCAAAGCTGAAGACGAGAAGAGCAATGGTGTATGGGACCCGTCCACAACAAACGACGTCCTGAAGAACAATGGTAATTGGGGCCCATCCAACCAAGCTGAAGACCAGAAAAACAATGGTAATTCAGGCTCATCCACAACAAACGATATCCAGAAGAGAAGTCGTAAATGGGGCCCATCCACCAAAGCTGATGACCAGAACCACAATGGTAACTGGGCCTGGAGCTCATCCACAAAAGCTGAGGACGACAACCACAATGGTAACTGGGCCTGGGGCTCATTGGACATCCAGAAGAGCCATG GAGGATCCCACATTGGCCAACACAACCACAAACATGGAACCATGTCGAACATGGTGTTCTTAGAAGAGGCCCTCAAACCAGGATCAACTATCCCTTGTTACATCCAACCATCGGCCACCTTAGGAGCTCCTTTATTACGGCGTGATGTTGCCGACTCTATCCCTATGTCCACGGGGAACTTCATCAAAATTCTGACAATGTTTGCACCAGCGTCCAACGACATGGCTACCAAAATATGGTCGACGCTGGATGATTGCGAGCACCCGCGCACTATCAAGGGTGAGACGAAGGCATGTGTCAGCTCTGTGGAGTCAATGGTGGAGTTTGCTGCATCCGTGCTCGGGGTTAGTACCTACAACCTCGCAGCCTTCTCCTCACCGCACGTGCCCGTGGATGGCGTCATGACAGGGAGGGGGTACAAAGTGGCGGCTGTAACGAGGGTCAGAGAGGCGGGGGACACCATGACTTGCCATCGCGGGAGTTTCCCGTTCGCTATGTTCATGTGCCACGCGGTGAATCCCACCAGAGTGTACTCGGTGACGCTGGAGGGGGAGGACATTGATGCTGACGGCGCGGGGCAGAGGATGGAGGTACTTGCCGTGTGCCACCTGGACACGTCAGACTTCCACCCAGCTAAGATGCCGTTGCACGTCAAGCCTGGAGATGCTCCACTCTGCCACTTCATCTCCAGGGACAGCATTCTCTGGGCGCCTGCTACGCCCGCTTCTGCTCACGCTGCTGCTTAG
- the LOC119360289 gene encoding BURP domain-containing protein 9-like isoform X1 codes for MSVMLSLLSWFLLAMAAGGGLHANSAAAEVTIASNSAAVTAYWHTMLPNTLMPSAILELLAPPAAGQKCNGNWGSSTGNDVQNSKCVWGPSTTNDVEKINNGNWGPSTKAEDKKSNGVWDPSTTNDVMKNNGNWGPSTTNDVEKNNGNWGPSIKAEDEKSNGVWDPSTTNDIMKNNGNWGPSITNDIEKNNGNWGSSTRNDIQKSKGVWSPSTTNDVEKINNGNWGPSTKAEDEMSNGVWDPSTTNDVLKNNGNWGPSNQAEDQKNNGNSGSSTTNDIQKRSRKWGPSTKADDQNHNGNWAWGSSTKAEDDNHNGNWAWGSLDIQKSHAGGSHIGQHNHKHGTMSNMVFLEEALKPGSTIPCYIQPSATLGAPLLRRDVADSIPMSTGNFIKILTMFAPASNDMATKIWSTLDDCEHPRAIKGETKACVSSVESMVEFAASVLGVSTYNLAAFSSPHVPVDGVMTGRGYKVAAVTRVREAGDTMTCHRGSFPFAMFMCHAVNPTRVYSVTLEGEDIDADGAGQRMEVLAVCHLDTSDFHPAKMPLHVKPGDAPLCHFISRDSILWAPATPASAHAAA; via the exons ATGAGTGTCATGTTGTCTCTCCTCTCCTGGTTCCTCCTG GCCATGGCTGCTGGAGGAGGCTTGCACGCAAATTCAGCCGCCGCCGAAGTGACGATAGCCTCAAACTCGGCAGCGGTTACCGCGTACTGGCACACAATGCTTCCCAACACTCTCATGCCATCAGCCATCCTCGAGCTCCTAGCCCCACCTGCGG CTGGCCAGAAGTGCAATGGTAATTGGGGCTCATCCACAGGAAACGACGTCCAGAATAGCAAATGTGTATGGGGACCGTCCACAACAAATGACGTCGAGAAGATCAACAATGGTAATTGGGGCCCATCCACCAAAGCTGAAGACAAGAAGAGTAATGGTGTATGGGACCCGTCCACAACAAACGACGTCATGAAGAACAATGGTAATTGGGGCCCGTCCACAACAAACGACGTCGAGAAGAACAATGGTAATTGGGGCCCATCCATCAAAGCTGAAGACGAGAAGAGTAATGGTGTATGGGACCCATCCACAACAAACGACATCATGAAGAACAATGGTAATTGGGGGCCATCCATAACAAACGACATCGAGAAGAACAATGGTAATTGGGGCTCATCCACAAGAAACGACATCCAGAAGAGCAAAG GTGTATGGAGCCCGTCCACAACAAATGATGTCGAGAAGATCAACAATGGTAATTGGGGCCCATCCACCAAAGCTGAAGACGAGATGAGCAATGGTGTATGGGACCCGTCCACAACAAACGACGTCCTGAAGAACAATGGTAATTGGGGCCCATCCAACCAAGCTGAAGACCAGAAAAACAATGGTAATTCAGGCTCATCCACAACAAACGATATCCAGAAGAGAAGTCGTAAATGGGGCCCATCCACCAAAGCTGATGACCAGAACCACAATGGTAACTGGGCCTGGGGCTCATCCACAAAAGCTGAGGACGACAACCACAATGGTAACTGGGCCTGGGGCTCATTGGACATCCAGAAGAGCCATG CAGGAGGATCCCACATTGGCCAACACAACCACAAACATGGAACCATGTCGAACATGGTGTTCTTAGAAGAGGCCCTCAAACCAGGATCAACTATCCCTTGTTACATCCAACCATCGGCCACCTTAGGAGCTCCTTTATTACGGCGTGATGTTGCCGACTCTATCCCTATGTCCACGGGGAACTTCATCAAAATTCTGACAATGTTTGCACCAGCGTCCAACGACATGGCTACCAAAATATGGTCGACGCTGGATGATTGCGAGCACCCGCGCGCTATCAAGGGTGAGACGAAGGCATGTGTCAGCTCTGTGGAGTCAATGGTGGAGTTTGCTGCATCCGTGCTCGGGGTTAGTACCTACAACCTCGCAGCCTTCTCCTCACCGCACGTGCCCGTGGATGGCGTCATGACAGGGAGGGGGTACAAAGTGGCGGCTGTAACGAGGGTCAGAGAGGCGGGGGACACCATGACTTGCCATCGCGGGAGTTTCCCGTTCGCTATGTTCATGTGCCACGCGGTGAATCCCACCAGAGTGTACTCGGTGACGCTGGAGGGGGAGGACATTGATGCTGACGGCGCGGGGCAGAGGATGGAGGTACTTGCCGTGTGCCACCTGGACACGTCAGACTTCCACCCAGCTAAGATGCCGTTGCACGTCAAGCCTGGAGATGCTCCACTCTGCCACTTCATCTCCAGGGACAGCATTCTCTGGGCGCCTGCTACGCCCGCTTCTGCTCACGCTGCTGCTTAG
- the LOC119360289 gene encoding BURP domain-containing protein 9-like isoform X2 produces the protein MSVMLSLLSWFLLAMAAGGGLHANSAAAEVTIASNSAAVTAYWHTMLPNTLMPSAILELLAPPAAGQKCNGNWGSSTGNDVQNSKCVWGPSTTNDVEKINNGNWGPSTKAEDKKSNGVWDPSTTNDVMKNNGNWGPSTTNDVEKNNGNWGPSTKAEDEKSNGVWDPSTTNDIMKNNGNWGPSITNDIEKNNGNWGSSTRNDIQKSKGVWSPSTTNDVEKINNGNWGPSTKAEDEMSNGVWDPSTTNDVLKNNGNWGPSNQAEDQKNNGNSGSSTTNDIQKRSRKWGPSTKADDQNHNGNWAWGSSTKAEDDNHNGNWAWGSLDIQKSHGGSHIGQHNHKHGTMSNMVFLEEALKPGSTIPCYIQPSATLGAPLLRRDVADSIPMSTGNFIKILTMFAPASNDMATKIWSTLDDCEHPRAIKGETKACVSSVESMVEFAASVLGVSTYNLAAFSSPHVPVDGVMTGRGYKVAAVTRVREAGDTMTCHRGSFPFAMFMCHAVNPTRVYSVTLEGEDIDADGAGQRMEVLAVCHLDTSDFHPAKMPLHVKPGDAPLCHFISRDSILWAPATPASAHAAA, from the exons ATGAGTGTCATGTTGTCTCTCCTCTCCTGGTTCCTCCTG GCCATGGCTGCTGGAGGAGGCTTGCACGCAAATTCAGCCGCCGCCGAAGTGACGATAGCCTCAAACTCGGCAGCGGTTACCGCGTACTGGCACACAATGCTTCCCAACACTCTCATGCCATCAGCCATCCTCGAGCTCCTAGCCCCACCTGCGG CTGGCCAGAAGTGCAATGGTAATTGGGGCTCATCCACAGGAAACGACGTCCAGAATAGCAAATGTGTATGGGGACCGTCCACAACAAATGACGTCGAGAAGATCAACAATGGTAATTGGGGCCCATCCACCAAAGCTGAAGACAAGAAGAGTAATGGTGTATGGGACCCGTCCACAACAAACGACGTCATGAAGAACAATGGTAATTGGGGCCCGTCCACAACAAACGACGTCGAGAAGAACAATGGTAATTGGGGCCCATCCA CCAAAGCTGAAGACGAGAAGAGTAATGGTGTATGGGACCCGTCCACAACAAACGACATCATGAAGAACAATGGTAATTGGGGGCCATCCATAACAAACGACATCGAGAAGAACAATGGTAATTGGGGCTCATCCACAAGAAACGACATCCAGAAGAGCAAAGGTGTATGGAGCCCGTCCACAACAAATGATGTCGAGAAGATCAACAATGGTAATTGGGGCCCATCCACCAAAGCTGAAGACGAGATGAGCAATGGTGTATGGGACCCGTCCACAACAAACGACGTCCTGAAGAACAATGGTAATTGGGGCCCATCCAACCAAGCTGAAGACCAGAAAAACAATGGTAATTCAGGCTCATCCACAACAAACGATATCCAGAAGAGAAGTCGTAAATGGGGCCCATCCACCAAAGCTGATGACCAGAACCACAATGGTAACTGGGCCTGGGGCTCATCCACAAAAGCTGAGGACGACAACCACAATGGTAACTGGGCCTGGGGCTCATTGGACATCCAGAAGAGCCATG GAGGATCCCACATTGGCCAACACAACCACAAACATGGAACCATGTCGAACATGGTGTTCTTAGAAGAGGCCCTCAAACCAGGATCAACTATCCCTTGTTACATCCAACCATCGGCCACCTTAGGAGCTCCTTTATTACGGCGTGATGTTGCCGACTCTATCCCTATGTCCACGGGGAACTTCATCAAAATTCTGACAATGTTTGCACCAGCGTCCAACGACATGGCTACCAAAATATGGTCGACGCTGGATGATTGCGAGCACCCGCGCGCTATCAAGGGTGAGACGAAGGCATGTGTCAGCTCTGTGGAGTCAATGGTGGAGTTTGCTGCATCCGTGCTCGGGGTTAGTACCTACAACCTCGCAGCCTTCTCCTCACCGCACGTGCCCGTGGATGGCGTCATGACAGGGAGGGGGTACAAAGTGGCGGCTGTAACGAGGGTCAGAGAGGCGGGGGACACCATGACTTGCCATCGCGGGAGTTTCCCGTTCGCTATGTTCATGTGCCACGCGGTGAATCCCACCAGAGTGTACTCGGTGACGCTGGAGGGGGAGGACATTGATGCTGACGGCGCGGGGCAGAGGATGGAGGTACTTGCCGTGTGCCACCTGGACACGTCAGACTTCCACCCAGCTAAGATGCCGTTGCACGTCAAGCCTGGAGATGCTCCACTCTGCCACTTCATCTCCAGGGACAGCATTCTCTGGGCGCCTGCTACGCCCGCTTCTGCTCACGCTGCTGCTTAG